A stretch of the Terriglobia bacterium genome encodes the following:
- a CDS encoding inositol monophosphatase, producing the protein TSGIRRAGSAAMDLAFVACGRYDGFWEVGLSPWDVAAGALLVSEAGGIVTDVLGGPGFLERGDILAAGASVHADMLRITRDAFGG; encoded by the coding sequence ACGTCGGGGATCAGGCGCGCGGGTTCGGCGGCGATGGACCTCGCGTTCGTGGCCTGCGGGCGGTACGACGGTTTTTGGGAGGTGGGGCTCTCGCCGTGGGACGTGGCCGCCGGAGCGCTGCTCGTGAGCGAAGCGGGCGGGATCGTGACCGACGTGCTGGGGGGGCCCGGTTTCCTCGAGCGGGGCGACATCCTTGCGGCGGGAGCCTCGGTCCACGCGGACATGCTCCGGATCACGCGGGATGCCTTCGGCGGCTAG